In one Leptolyngbyaceae cyanobacterium genomic region, the following are encoded:
- a CDS encoding ankyrin repeat domain-containing protein codes for MSAAQPIPLIYSGQAGNYFGTEYEELSADVHPSIHQVGQLLVNQGLTYLGKLTCSQFSQVEVYAYATPNQRIAVSVMAQESSLSGIDCVSKFADGSFLTTTTVQVINNAYDEQKLFRISLSGLNAVELLEQHLTFVRDFEQRCGAAQAVFANLLAIAQMVDEYTIRQQSNVGHGWLQFASGFARASVDRMMGSEGEEIEDSSDDIDEEYDAYSVEYDEGKVSPLIRAILQDDLAQVERLLETGAELNPDGWQKEVPLVAAVYRGNPAIIQTLIAAGANLNQLDMSIDARPIGMAIQQNRPDLVRLLLDAGASPEGGALGETGLAIAITKNNLPILQMLLEGGANPNAGMEDGYRAIMLAALHGHLEMVQLLVAYGADVSAWSQGETAIMSAARNAHQAVYDYLYPLVDAEPRRYADKHGQKEIAKGIKRKARQANKLAEKLGDAALFGKLTQVQQLLAEGADPNAITECGKSPLMMAAMYGHKDVIAALLDAGADPNLGSDEEFEEGTTALMYIASSFFASNRAEVIELLVARGADVNARNDKGQTALIIAGENADAVKVLIDAGADLNLRDNEGNTAMMLGTWAIQKLLRDAGASSEGLNDVALVKAAREGDLTRLEGLLQAGANVNYGDGSALVAAASQGNLAIVNHLIQAGADVNLGWKTGFTPIAEAAYQGYLDIVERLLNAGADPFQRTHDDEFYDALDYARQGQAEGHHPGKGHAAIVELLSRQPR; via the coding sequence ATGAGCGCTGCCCAACCAATTCCCCTCATCTATAGCGGTCAAGCCGGAAACTACTTCGGCACGGAATATGAAGAGTTATCCGCAGACGTGCATCCTAGCATTCATCAGGTTGGACAACTGCTTGTAAACCAAGGTTTAACCTATCTAGGGAAATTAACCTGTTCTCAATTCTCTCAGGTAGAAGTTTATGCGTATGCCACACCTAACCAACGTATAGCCGTCTCAGTGATGGCGCAAGAATCCAGTTTAAGTGGGATTGATTGTGTTTCTAAGTTCGCGGACGGTAGCTTTCTGACAACCACCACAGTACAAGTCATCAATAATGCCTATGACGAACAGAAACTCTTTCGCATTTCCTTGTCGGGATTGAATGCTGTAGAGCTTTTGGAACAGCATTTGACTTTTGTTCGAGACTTTGAGCAGCGGTGCGGAGCAGCACAAGCTGTTTTTGCTAACCTACTGGCGATCGCCCAAATGGTCGATGAATACACCATCCGTCAACAGTCTAACGTGGGGCATGGCTGGTTGCAGTTCGCGAGTGGATTTGCACGAGCAAGCGTCGATCGAATGATGGGCAGTGAGGGTGAGGAGATTGAAGATAGTAGCGATGATATAGATGAAGAATATGATGCCTATTCCGTTGAATACGATGAAGGAAAGGTATCGCCATTAATTCGAGCCATTCTTCAGGATGATTTAGCTCAAGTTGAAAGGTTGCTAGAAACGGGTGCAGAGCTAAATCCTGATGGATGGCAGAAGGAAGTTCCCCTTGTAGCAGCCGTTTATCGGGGCAATCCGGCGATAATCCAAACCTTGATTGCCGCAGGAGCAAACCTGAATCAACTCGATATGTCAATTGATGCACGTCCCATTGGCATGGCAATCCAGCAAAATCGACCCGATTTGGTCAGGCTATTGCTAGACGCTGGGGCTTCTCCAGAAGGAGGCGCACTTGGGGAAACTGGATTAGCAATTGCCATTACGAAGAATAACTTGCCTATTTTGCAAATGCTGCTGGAAGGAGGCGCAAACCCGAATGCGGGGATGGAAGACGGCTACCGAGCGATTATGCTGGCGGCATTACACGGTCACTTAGAAATGGTGCAACTCTTAGTCGCTTACGGTGCTGATGTCAGTGCTTGGAGCCAAGGCGAGACAGCGATTATGAGCGCAGCTCGGAATGCTCATCAAGCTGTGTATGACTACCTTTATCCGCTTGTGGATGCGGAGCCTCGCCGCTATGCTGACAAGCATGGGCAAAAAGAAATAGCCAAAGGAATTAAACGCAAAGCCCGCCAAGCTAATAAATTGGCGGAAAAACTGGGGGATGCTGCCCTATTTGGCAAATTAACTCAAGTTCAGCAACTGCTGGCAGAAGGTGCAGATCCCAATGCGATTACTGAATGCGGTAAAAGTCCGCTGATGATGGCAGCAATGTACGGACATAAAGACGTTATAGCAGCCCTGCTGGATGCTGGAGCCGATCCCAATCTTGGCAGCGACGAAGAGTTTGAAGAGGGTACGACTGCTTTAATGTACATTGCCAGCAGTTTCTTTGCCTCAAATCGGGCTGAGGTTATCGAGTTGCTTGTTGCTCGTGGGGCGGATGTGAATGCCCGGAATGACAAGGGACAAACCGCACTGATAATTGCAGGGGAGAATGCTGATGCGGTGAAGGTATTGATTGACGCGGGTGCCGATCTCAACCTGCGGGACAACGAGGGCAATACTGCCATGATGTTGGGAACTTGGGCGATACAGAAATTGCTGCGTGATGCTGGCGCTTCTTCTGAGGGCCTCAACGATGTTGCTCTAGTAAAGGCGGCTCGCGAAGGAGACTTGACGAGGTTAGAAGGACTTTTGCAGGCGGGAGCAAACGTGAATTATGGTGACGGTAGTGCTTTGGTTGCTGCTGCTAGTCAAGGAAATTTAGCTATTGTCAATCACCTGATCCAAGCCGGAGCCGATGTGAATTTGGGCTGGAAAACTGGGTTCACCCCAATCGCCGAGGCAGCCTATCAAGGGTATCTGGATATTGTAGAGCGATTGCTCAATGCTGGGGCAGACCCATTTCAGCGCACCCATGATGATGAGTTTTACGATGCCCTAGACTACGCTCGACAAGGACAAGCAGAAGGACATCATCCAGGTAAAGGCCATGCAGCGATCGTTGAACTGCTGAGTCGTCAACCGCGTTAG